From Sphingopyxis sp. USTB-05, the proteins below share one genomic window:
- the mutS gene encoding DNA mismatch repair protein MutS, with protein sequence MPVTARSAANSNNVAPAATPMMAQYWALKEKAGDCLLFYRMGDFFELFFDDAKAAASTLDIALTSRGEHDGQPVAMCGVPVHAAESYLARLIRAGHRVAIAEQIETPAEAKARGGSKALVARDIVRFVTAGTLTEESLLEGRSANRLAALAQIGSDGEVAIAAADISTGRFEVVAVAALAVDAELARLAPSELLLSESAEDLPISSARQIVRRPSADFSSTSAQKRLETFFGVQTLDGFGQFGRGEIAAMGALVAYLDHVGTGGPTFLQPPLRHLASGRMAIDAATRESLELVRTMAGGREGSLLGTIDRTVTAAGARLLADDLASPLTDRDAIIDRLDLVDGLARDALWRGELRAALRALPDAGRALGRLVAGRGGPRDLAQLRDALGGARLLRERLARRADLPPLLARLLPGLDGHGTLVDELSRALIETPPVDAAQGGYVAEGYDHALDALRETARDGRKAIAALEADYRDRTGIASLKIRHNGVLGYHVEVPAKHADALMAPESGFTHRQTLAGVVRFNSSDLHEAASRVTQAGVHAVAAEAAHLESLTDAAIARREAIAASCDVLARIDVAAALADHAMSHNWCRPDLADEPCLDIAGGRHPVVEAALAKSGERFVPNDVSLSPRDRLWLVTGPNMGGKSTFLRQNALIVVLAQAGGFVPAASAKLGLVDRLFSRVGASDNLARGRSTFMVEMVETAAILAQATPQSFVILDEVGRGTSTYDGLALAWSVVEAVHEVNKCRCLFATHYHELTRLAETLNALSLHHVRAREWQGDLVLLHEVAEGPADRSYGLAVARLAGVPAGVVKRAEAVLAKLEAGREATGGLAAGLDDLPLFAATLAEAPAAVKDALRDALAGIDPDALAPREALDALYALKRLMADEA encoded by the coding sequence ATGCCTGTCACCGCCCGCTCTGCCGCCAATTCGAATAATGTCGCCCCCGCCGCAACGCCGATGATGGCGCAATATTGGGCGCTGAAGGAAAAAGCGGGCGATTGTTTGCTCTTCTATCGCATGGGCGACTTCTTCGAACTGTTCTTCGACGATGCGAAGGCGGCCGCGTCGACTCTCGATATCGCGCTGACCTCGCGCGGTGAGCATGACGGCCAACCGGTGGCGATGTGCGGGGTGCCGGTGCATGCGGCCGAATCCTATCTCGCGCGGCTGATCCGCGCCGGTCACCGCGTCGCGATCGCCGAGCAGATCGAAACCCCGGCCGAGGCGAAGGCGCGCGGCGGATCGAAGGCGCTCGTCGCGCGCGACATCGTGCGCTTCGTCACCGCGGGCACACTCACCGAAGAATCGCTTCTCGAAGGGCGCAGCGCGAACCGGCTTGCTGCGCTCGCGCAAATCGGCAGCGACGGCGAGGTGGCGATTGCGGCCGCCGATATTTCGACCGGACGGTTCGAGGTTGTCGCTGTGGCCGCTCTGGCGGTCGATGCCGAACTCGCCCGGCTGGCGCCCTCCGAATTGTTGCTCAGCGAAAGTGCCGAAGACTTGCCGATATCCTCGGCGCGGCAGATTGTGCGCCGCCCGTCCGCGGACTTCTCCAGCACCAGCGCGCAAAAACGCCTCGAAACCTTCTTCGGGGTTCAGACGCTCGACGGTTTCGGGCAGTTCGGCCGCGGCGAAATCGCCGCGATGGGCGCGCTCGTTGCCTATCTCGATCATGTCGGCACGGGCGGCCCGACCTTTCTCCAACCACCCCTGCGTCATCTCGCCTCGGGCCGGATGGCGATCGACGCCGCGACGCGCGAAAGCCTCGAACTCGTCCGCACGATGGCGGGCGGCCGCGAGGGTAGCCTGCTCGGCACGATCGACCGCACCGTCACTGCGGCAGGCGCGCGCCTGCTGGCCGACGATCTCGCGAGCCCGTTGACCGACAGGGACGCGATCATCGACCGGCTCGACCTTGTCGATGGTCTCGCGCGCGATGCCTTGTGGCGCGGTGAACTGCGCGCGGCGCTGCGTGCCTTGCCCGACGCCGGGCGTGCGCTTGGTCGCCTCGTCGCGGGACGCGGCGGACCCCGCGACCTTGCGCAACTGCGCGATGCGCTCGGTGGCGCACGGCTTCTGCGCGAACGGCTCGCGCGCCGCGCCGATCTGCCGCCCTTGCTCGCGCGTCTCCTGCCGGGGCTCGACGGTCATGGCACGCTGGTCGACGAACTCAGCCGCGCATTGATCGAGACCCCGCCGGTCGATGCCGCGCAGGGCGGATATGTCGCCGAAGGATACGACCATGCGCTCGACGCGCTGCGCGAAACCGCGCGTGACGGGCGCAAGGCGATCGCCGCGCTAGAGGCCGACTATCGCGACCGCACGGGCATCGCATCGCTCAAGATCCGCCACAATGGCGTGCTCGGCTATCATGTCGAGGTGCCCGCGAAGCACGCCGATGCGCTGATGGCACCGGAATCGGGGTTCACGCATCGCCAGACGCTTGCGGGGGTCGTGCGCTTCAACTCGTCCGACCTGCATGAAGCTGCGAGCCGGGTGACGCAGGCGGGTGTCCACGCCGTTGCCGCTGAGGCTGCGCACCTCGAATCGCTGACCGACGCGGCCATCGCGCGGCGCGAAGCGATTGCTGCGAGCTGCGATGTCCTCGCGCGCATCGACGTTGCCGCCGCGCTTGCCGATCATGCAATGAGCCACAATTGGTGCCGCCCCGATCTCGCCGACGAGCCGTGCCTCGATATCGCGGGCGGTCGTCACCCCGTCGTCGAGGCCGCGCTTGCGAAATCGGGCGAGCGCTTCGTGCCGAACGACGTCTCACTGTCGCCGCGCGATCGCCTCTGGCTCGTCACCGGTCCGAACATGGGCGGTAAATCGACCTTCCTCCGCCAGAACGCGCTGATCGTCGTGCTTGCGCAGGCGGGCGGGTTCGTGCCGGCGGCGTCAGCAAAGCTCGGGCTCGTCGACCGGCTGTTCAGCCGCGTCGGCGCGAGCGACAATCTCGCGCGCGGGCGCTCGACCTTCATGGTCGAGATGGTCGAGACCGCGGCGATCCTGGCGCAGGCCACCCCGCAAAGCTTTGTCATCCTCGACGAGGTCGGGCGCGGCACCTCGACCTATGACGGGCTCGCGCTCGCCTGGTCGGTGGTCGAGGCGGTGCACGAGGTGAACAAGTGCCGCTGCCTCTTCGCGACGCATTATCACGAACTGACGCGTCTCGCCGAAACGCTGAACGCGCTGTCGCTCCACCACGTCCGCGCGCGCGAATGGCAGGGCGATCTGGTGCTGCTGCACGAGGTGGCCGAAGGCCCGGCGGATCGCAGCTACGGCCTCGCGGTCGCGCGGCTCGCGGGCGTTCCGGCGGGCGTGGTCAAGCGCGCAGAGGCGGTGCTCGCGAAGCTTGAGGCGGGACGCGAGGCGACCGGCGGGCTAGCCGCGGGTCTCGAC
- a CDS encoding NADP-dependent malic enzyme, with protein MDSGSKVQFSDREALLYHEYGRPGKIEIVASKPMATQRDLSLAYSPGVAVPVNAIAEDPAKAYDYTIKGNLVAVISNGTAILGLGNLGALASKPVMEGKAVLFKRFADVDSIDLEVDTEDPQRFIEAVELLAPSFGGINLEDIAAPNCFIIEAALKERMNIPVFHDDQHGTAIITAAGLINACYLTGRDLATVKVVVNGAGAAAIACTALIKAMGVRHENVIMCDRKGTIYQGRTESMDQWKSAHAAPTEARNLTEALVGADVFLGLSAAGALKPEMVKDMAPAPIIFAMANPDPEISPPDARAARPDAIIATGRSDYPNQVNNVLCFPFIFRGALDVHATAINEEMKIAAAYAIADLARQQVPEEVAAAYGGRASSFGPEYIIPSPFDPRLMEIVPAAVAEAAMKTGVAQRPIDNLEEYRTQLRARLNPTTSVLTLAYEAARNNPKRVVFAEGEEEVVLRAAIQFRDGGYGIPVLVGREGLHDKLRAMGVADAESFEVHNSVNSPHVPQMVEMLYERLQRRGYLRRDVERMVNRDRNIFGSLLLKMGLGDAMITGTTRTYSQSMREVRRVIDHAEGKTPFGIHILVDQHHTIFMADTTVNERPTAEMLADIAERTAQVARRMGHEPRVAFLSYSTFGNPEGSWLESIREAVSILDQRKPGFEYEGEMAPDVALNEKVMKNYPFCRLSGPANVLIMPGLQSANLSAKLLRELGGGAVIGPMLVGMEKPVQVATMASTASDLVTLAVLAAGGIAQ; from the coding sequence ATGGACAGTGGCAGCAAGGTGCAGTTTTCGGACCGCGAGGCCCTGCTTTACCACGAATATGGCCGGCCCGGGAAAATCGAGATCGTCGCATCGAAACCGATGGCGACGCAACGCGACCTCAGCCTTGCCTATTCGCCCGGTGTCGCGGTTCCGGTGAACGCCATCGCCGAGGACCCTGCAAAGGCCTACGACTATACGATCAAGGGCAATCTGGTCGCCGTGATTTCGAACGGGACCGCGATCCTTGGCCTCGGCAACCTCGGCGCGCTCGCCTCGAAGCCTGTGATGGAAGGCAAGGCGGTGCTGTTCAAGCGCTTTGCCGACGTCGATTCCATCGACCTTGAGGTCGATACCGAAGATCCCCAGCGTTTCATCGAAGCGGTCGAACTGCTCGCGCCGAGCTTTGGCGGCATCAACCTCGAGGATATCGCGGCACCGAACTGCTTCATCATCGAAGCGGCGCTCAAAGAACGCATGAACATTCCGGTGTTCCATGACGATCAGCATGGCACCGCGATCATCACCGCGGCGGGCCTGATCAACGCCTGTTACCTGACAGGCCGCGACCTTGCGACGGTGAAGGTCGTCGTGAACGGCGCCGGTGCTGCGGCGATTGCATGCACCGCGCTGATCAAGGCGATGGGCGTGCGGCACGAAAATGTCATCATGTGCGACCGTAAGGGCACCATCTATCAGGGCCGCACCGAAAGCATGGACCAGTGGAAATCGGCGCATGCCGCGCCCACCGAAGCGCGCAACCTGACCGAAGCGCTGGTCGGCGCCGACGTGTTCCTCGGCCTGTCGGCCGCGGGCGCGCTGAAGCCCGAAATGGTGAAGGATATGGCGCCCGCGCCGATCATCTTCGCGATGGCGAACCCCGATCCCGAAATCTCGCCGCCCGACGCACGCGCAGCCCGCCCCGACGCGATCATCGCGACCGGGCGCTCGGACTATCCGAACCAGGTCAACAACGTGCTGTGCTTCCCCTTCATCTTCCGCGGCGCGCTCGACGTCCATGCGACTGCTATCAACGAAGAGATGAAGATCGCCGCCGCATACGCAATCGCCGACCTCGCGCGCCAGCAGGTGCCCGAGGAGGTCGCCGCGGCTTATGGCGGGCGCGCGTCGAGCTTCGGCCCCGAATATATCATCCCCTCGCCTTTCGACCCGCGCCTGATGGAAATCGTCCCCGCGGCGGTCGCTGAAGCCGCGATGAAGACCGGCGTTGCGCAGCGCCCTATCGATAATCTCGAAGAATATCGCACCCAGCTTCGCGCAAGGCTCAACCCGACGACTTCGGTCCTGACGCTCGCCTATGAAGCCGCGCGCAACAATCCGAAGCGCGTCGTCTTTGCCGAAGGCGAAGAGGAAGTCGTGCTGCGCGCCGCGATCCAGTTCCGCGATGGCGGCTACGGCATTCCGGTGCTCGTCGGGCGCGAAGGGCTGCACGACAAGCTGCGCGCGATGGGCGTCGCCGATGCCGAAAGCTTCGAAGTCCACAACAGCGTCAATTCGCCGCATGTGCCGCAGATGGTCGAGATGCTCTATGAGCGGCTGCAACGCCGGGGATATCTCCGCCGCGACGTCGAGCGCATGGTCAACCGCGACCGCAACATCTTCGGTTCGCTGCTGCTCAAGATGGGGCTCGGCGACGCGATGATCACGGGCACGACACGCACCTATTCGCAGTCGATGCGCGAAGTCCGGCGCGTGATCGACCATGCCGAGGGCAAGACGCCGTTCGGTATCCATATCCTGGTCGACCAACATCACACGATCTTCATGGCCGACACCACGGTGAACGAGCGGCCCACGGCCGAAATGCTCGCGGATATCGCCGAACGCACCGCGCAGGTCGCGCGCCGCATGGGTCACGAACCGCGCGTCGCTTTCCTATCCTATTCGACCTTCGGCAATCCCGAGGGAAGCTGGCTGGAGAGCATTCGCGAGGCGGTGTCGATCCTCGACCAGCGGAAGCCCGGTTTCGAATATGAAGGCGAAATGGCGCCCGACGTCGCGCTGAACGAGAAGGTGATGAAGAATTATCCCTTCTGCCGCCTGTCGGGCCCCGCGAATGTCCTGATCATGCCGGGTCTGCAGTCGGCGAACCTGTCGGCGAAGCTGCTGCGCGAACTCGGCGGCGGTGCCGTCATCGGCCCGATGCTCGTCGGCATGGAAAAGCCGGTGCAGGTCGCGACGATGGCATCGACAGCGTCGGACCTTGTCACGCTCGCCGTGCTGGCGGCAGGCGGGATCGCACAATAA
- a CDS encoding outer membrane protein assembly factor BamE — MPIHEPKLSARPVRLIVAGLALALTVSGCSQLKGRQGYVVDPLLTEAITPGVDNRESVEKTLGRPTFVGQFSNNEYYYVSRETRQLAFAKPRPVDQQVLRVRFDPAGNVAAVDRTGLELVSRISPDGDKTPTLGRHRSFFEDIFGNIGAVGAPGAPTGQ, encoded by the coding sequence ATGCCGATCCATGAGCCCAAACTTTCCGCCCGTCCCGTGCGTCTGATCGTCGCCGGGCTGGCGCTCGCGCTGACCGTCAGCGGCTGTTCGCAGCTCAAGGGCCGGCAGGGCTATGTCGTCGACCCGCTGTTGACCGAAGCGATCACACCTGGCGTCGACAACCGCGAGTCGGTGGAAAAGACGCTGGGCCGTCCGACTTTCGTCGGCCAGTTCAGCAACAATGAATATTATTATGTGTCCCGCGAAACGCGCCAGCTCGCCTTCGCCAAGCCGCGCCCGGTCGATCAGCAAGTGCTGCGCGTCCGCTTCGATCCTGCTGGCAACGTCGCTGCGGTCGACCGTACCGGCCTCGAACTGGTGAGCCGGATCAGCCCCGACGGTGACAAGACGCCGACGCTTGGTCGTCATCGCAGCTTCTTCGAGGATATCTTCGGCAATATCGGCGCGGTGGGTGCGCCGGGTGCGCCCACCGGGCAGTAA